One Deinococcus grandis DNA window includes the following coding sequences:
- a CDS encoding DUF305 domain-containing protein, giving the protein MNLRRALPFIAVLLAAVAAALLLAPRLINPAEDSREVRFVREMIQHHTQAIDMATRVRDTTTDPELRSLALDIMLGQQEQIGQMRGWLTLWGRPWAGDGMSAEHARMMGMATQAEVATISTQPEKQAEVTFLQLMTRHHQGALAMVPPALESGVRPEVQALARQIQAAQSAEITLMTRLLKDRGAQPLPAPGGMGGMDMGDHQH; this is encoded by the coding sequence GTGAACCTGCGCCGCGCCCTCCCGTTCATTGCCGTCCTGCTCGCCGCCGTCGCGGCCGCGCTGCTGCTCGCCCCGCGCCTGATCAATCCCGCCGAGGACAGCCGCGAGGTGCGCTTCGTGCGCGAGATGATCCAGCACCACACGCAGGCCATCGACATGGCGACCCGCGTCCGCGACACCACCACAGACCCGGAACTACGCAGCCTGGCGCTGGACATCATGCTGGGCCAGCAGGAGCAGATCGGGCAGATGCGCGGCTGGCTGACCCTCTGGGGCCGCCCCTGGGCCGGGGACGGCATGAGCGCCGAGCACGCCCGCATGATGGGCATGGCCACCCAGGCCGAGGTGGCGACCATCAGCACCCAGCCCGAGAAGCAGGCCGAGGTGACCTTCCTGCAACTCATGACCCGCCACCACCAGGGCGCCCTGGCGATGGTCCCCCCCGCACTGGAAAGCGGCGTGCGGCCCGAGGTACAGGCCCTCGCCCGGCAGATCCAGGCCGCGCAGAGCGCCGAGATCACCCTGATGACCCGCCTGCTGAAGGACCGGGGCGCGCAGCCGCTGCCCGCGCCCGGCGGGATGGGTGGCATGGATATGGGCGACCACCAGCACTGA
- the trmFO gene encoding methylenetetrahydrofolate--tRNA-(uracil(54)-C(5))-methyltransferase (FADH(2)-oxidizing) TrmFO, with amino-acid sequence MSERVTVIGGGLAGSEAALAAARLGVRVRLHEMRPVKMTPAHRSGNFAELVCSNSLGGEGELQSKGLLQAELRSVGGAIVGAADASKLPAGNALAVERDEFSARVTAAVREHPLIEVVEGEVEAVPDGIVVIASGPLTSDALAADVARLTGSERLSFYDAAAPVIAFDSINMDVAWRAGRYEQSADYINCPFTKDEYLAFFGALEQARSHTPHDWEKLEFFEGCMPIEEIARRGIDTPRFGPMSPKGLDDPKTGRWPYAVAQLRQEDREGRMWSLVGFQTGLKWGDQKAVVNLIPGLEGAEIVRYGVMHRNTYLNAPLVLESTLQLKADPTKLVAGVLAGTEGYLESAATGWLAGTNAARLALGLQPLTPPAESMLGGLTRYLASANPKGFQPMNVNWALVPELPAEINEKTGKPRKLGKREKRPVMFRRGLNAFMTWAQAEAGLTVTPPQVREAEVVGAEG; translated from the coding sequence GTGAGTGAGCGTGTGACGGTGATCGGTGGGGGTCTGGCGGGGTCGGAGGCGGCGCTGGCGGCCGCGCGGCTGGGCGTGCGGGTGCGCCTGCACGAGATGCGGCCGGTGAAGATGACGCCGGCGCACCGCAGTGGGAATTTCGCGGAGCTGGTGTGCAGCAATTCCCTGGGCGGCGAGGGCGAGTTGCAGAGCAAGGGTCTGCTGCAGGCCGAGCTGCGCAGTGTGGGCGGCGCGATCGTGGGCGCGGCGGACGCCTCCAAGCTGCCCGCCGGGAACGCGCTGGCGGTGGAACGGGACGAGTTCAGTGCGCGCGTGACGGCGGCGGTGCGTGAGCATCCACTGATCGAGGTCGTGGAGGGTGAGGTGGAGGCCGTGCCGGACGGGATCGTGGTGATCGCGTCGGGGCCGCTGACGTCGGACGCGCTGGCAGCGGACGTGGCACGCCTGACCGGCAGTGAGCGCCTGAGCTTCTACGACGCGGCGGCGCCCGTGATCGCGTTCGACAGCATCAACATGGACGTGGCGTGGCGCGCGGGGCGGTACGAGCAGAGCGCGGATTACATCAACTGCCCGTTCACGAAGGACGAGTACCTGGCGTTCTTCGGGGCGCTGGAGCAGGCGCGCAGTCACACGCCGCACGACTGGGAGAAGCTGGAGTTCTTCGAGGGCTGCATGCCCATCGAGGAGATCGCCCGCCGCGGCATCGACACGCCCCGCTTCGGGCCGATGTCCCCCAAGGGCCTGGACGATCCGAAGACCGGGCGCTGGCCGTACGCGGTCGCGCAGCTGCGTCAGGAGGACCGCGAGGGCCGCATGTGGTCGCTGGTGGGCTTCCAGACGGGCCTGAAGTGGGGGGATCAGAAGGCGGTCGTGAACCTCATCCCGGGCCTGGAGGGCGCGGAGATCGTCCGGTACGGCGTGATGCACCGCAACACGTACCTGAACGCCCCGCTGGTCCTGGAATCCACGCTGCAACTGAAGGCCGACCCGACGAAACTGGTCGCGGGCGTCCTGGCGGGCACCGAGGGGTACCTGGAATCGGCAGCGACCGGCTGGCTGGCGGGGACGAACGCGGCGCGCCTCGCGCTGGGCCTCCAGCCCCTCACGCCGCCCGCCGAGAGCATGCTGGGCGGCCTGACCCGTTATCTGGCGAGTGCGAACCCGAAGGGCTTCCAGCCCATGAACGTGAACTGGGCGCTCGTGCCGGAACTGCCCGCCGAGATCAACGAGAAGACCGGCAAGCCCCGCAAGCTCGGCAAGCGCGAGAAACGCCCCGTGATGTTCCGCCGGGGCCTGAACGCGTTCATGACGTGGGCTCAGGCGGAGGCGGGCCTGACGGTCACGCCTCCCCAGGTGCGGGAAGCGGAGGTCGTGGGCGCAGAGGGCTGA
- a CDS encoding glycine--tRNA ligase yields the protein MPATSMEELVSLCKRRGFIFQGSEIYGGLQGFYDYGPLGVELKNNIKAAWWRTNVYERDDMEGLDASIIMHRQVLRHSGHEATFSDPMVDNKKNNKRYRLDHLVKDQKADVIAKVAEAMGQSAENFPAVVAALNANPAQASQALRDAGVRDPFSGEVGEWTEPKPFNMMFKTTIGPVADDESYGYLRPETAQGIFTNFKNVVDSTSRRLPFGIAQIGKAFRNEITPRNFIFRVRELEQMEIEFFCTPGTDEEWHEHWLERRLSWWEAQGVPRSKIEILDVPKEDLAHYSKRTYDLMYDYPTLGHEEIEGIANRSDYDLGSHTKNQSELGLVARVEENLDSIAKLTIPHPETNKPVVPFVIEPSAGVDRAMLAVLSEAFTKETLENGNERIVLKLRPHLAPIKVAVIPLARNKAELVDLARSIKNDLQKLGLGRILLEDSGNIGKAYRRHDEVGTPYCVTVDFDTVGKGEDASLTDTVTIRDRDTLAQERVKISELSAYLQAKLR from the coding sequence ATGCCTGCAACGTCGATGGAAGAACTCGTCAGCCTGTGTAAACGCCGGGGCTTCATTTTCCAGGGCTCGGAGATCTACGGGGGCCTTCAGGGTTTCTACGATTACGGCCCGCTGGGCGTGGAACTGAAGAACAACATCAAGGCCGCGTGGTGGCGCACGAACGTGTACGAGCGGGACGACATGGAGGGCCTGGACGCCAGCATCATCATGCACCGGCAGGTGCTGCGGCACAGCGGGCACGAGGCGACCTTCAGCGACCCGATGGTGGACAACAAGAAGAACAACAAGCGGTACCGTCTGGACCACCTCGTGAAGGATCAGAAGGCGGACGTGATCGCGAAGGTGGCCGAGGCGATGGGGCAGAGTGCGGAGAACTTCCCGGCGGTCGTGGCGGCGCTGAACGCGAACCCCGCGCAGGCATCGCAGGCGCTGAGGGACGCGGGCGTGCGTGACCCGTTCAGCGGTGAGGTGGGCGAGTGGACCGAGCCCAAACCCTTCAACATGATGTTCAAGACGACCATCGGCCCGGTCGCGGATGACGAGAGCTACGGCTACCTGCGTCCCGAGACCGCGCAGGGGATCTTCACGAACTTCAAGAACGTCGTGGACAGCACCAGCCGCCGCCTGCCGTTCGGCATCGCGCAGATCGGCAAGGCGTTCCGCAACGAGATCACGCCCCGCAACTTCATCTTCCGCGTGCGGGAACTCGAGCAGATGGAGATCGAGTTCTTCTGCACGCCCGGCACGGACGAGGAGTGGCACGAACACTGGCTGGAGCGGCGCCTGAGCTGGTGGGAGGCGCAGGGCGTGCCGCGCAGCAAGATCGAGATCCTGGACGTGCCGAAGGAGGATCTGGCGCACTACTCCAAGCGCACCTACGACCTGATGTACGACTACCCCACCCTGGGGCACGAGGAGATCGAGGGCATCGCGAACCGCAGCGACTACGACCTCGGGTCGCACACGAAAAACCAGAGCGAACTGGGGCTCGTGGCGCGCGTGGAGGAGAACCTCGACTCCATCGCCAAGCTGACCATTCCGCACCCGGAGACGAACAAGCCGGTCGTGCCGTTCGTGATCGAACCGTCCGCCGGGGTGGACCGCGCCATGCTGGCCGTCCTGAGCGAGGCGTTCACCAAGGAGACGCTGGAGAACGGCAACGAACGCATCGTGCTGAAACTCAGGCCGCACCTCGCGCCGATCAAGGTGGCCGTGATTCCGCTGGCGCGCAACAAGGCCGAACTGGTCGACCTGGCCCGCTCCATCAAGAACGACCTGCAGAAGCTCGGGCTGGGCCGCATCCTGCTGGAGGACAGTGGGAACATCGGCAAGGCGTACCGCCGCCACGACGAGGTCGGTACGCCCTACTGCGTCACCGTGGACTTCGACACCGTCGGCAAGGGCGAGGACGCCAGCCTGACCGACACCGTCACCATCCGCGACCGCGACACGCTGGCGCAGGAACGCGTGAAGATCAGCGAGCTCAGCGCTTACCTGCAGGCGAAGCTGCGGTGA
- a CDS encoding YdcF family protein produces MTGERWRNVAGGVAVGAGLAVLAAFLGEVRAPAGVLLGVIVAGGVAGAFRPGWAVLRVGAGALAVLIAACLLTPVLRGPLASLTLRESPVKADAIVVLGGGVQCGSRTLEVSSQARLLRGLELWRAGYAPVLTLSEQSGLIGPRDCPKIDALEREMIRALYPSGGPTLVTLRNVTTTRDEAARVRDLARARGWTRVLLVTSPSHSRRAAALFRAQGVTVVSVPAQEWRFDQALIQPSDRLVALRVLLYESLSRVKAALGGTPER; encoded by the coding sequence ATGACTGGGGAGCGGTGGCGGAACGTGGCGGGCGGCGTGGCGGTGGGCGCGGGACTGGCGGTGCTGGCCGCGTTCCTGGGCGAGGTCCGCGCCCCGGCAGGGGTGCTGCTGGGCGTGATCGTGGCGGGCGGCGTGGCGGGGGCGTTCCGGCCCGGCTGGGCAGTCCTGCGGGTCGGGGCGGGCGCGCTGGCGGTGCTGATCGCCGCCTGCCTGCTCACGCCCGTGCTGCGCGGGCCGCTGGCGTCCCTGACCCTGCGCGAGTCCCCGGTGAAGGCGGACGCCATCGTGGTGCTGGGCGGCGGCGTGCAGTGCGGTAGCCGCACGCTGGAGGTCAGCAGTCAGGCACGCCTGCTCCGTGGCCTGGAGCTGTGGCGGGCCGGGTACGCCCCCGTCCTGACCCTCTCGGAGCAATCCGGGCTGATCGGGCCGCGCGACTGCCCGAAAATCGACGCGCTGGAACGCGAGATGATCCGCGCGCTGTACCCCTCGGGCGGCCCCACCCTGGTCACGCTGAGGAACGTCACGACCACCCGTGACGAGGCGGCCCGCGTGCGCGACCTGGCCCGGGCGCGCGGCTGGACACGGGTGCTGCTCGTCACGTCACCCAGTCACTCGCGCCGCGCTGCCGCGCTGTTCCGCGCACAGGGGGTGACCGTCGTCAGTGTGCCCGCCCAGGAGTGGCGCTTCGATCAGGCCCTCATACAACCCAGTGACCGCCTCGTGGCCCTGCGCGTCCTGCTGTACGAGAGTCTGTCGCGCGTGAAGGCCGCGCTGGGCGGCACGCCGGAACGCTGA